A segment of the Bacillus sp. es.034 genome:
GCAATTGTCCCTTTTAGGATACACACCTCAGGATATTGAACAAATCGTTTTGACGCATCATCACCCCGATCATGCAGGCCTGCTTGATCGGTTCTCATCCGACGTCAAGGTGTATGGTCACAAGTATAATCGATTCTGGCTCAAGCGTGATGCCCGCTTTCATGAAGAGTATGACCGTTTCTTCACGGAGCTTGCCATTGAATCAGGGCTCCCTGAAGAATATCTCCCCGCCATCCACAAGTTCAAGAGTCCTTTGAAATTCATGGGGAACCGAAAGCTGGACGTGGCGATAGCAGAAGGGGATGGCGTTCCCGGAATGAGAGGGTGGTCGGTCATTGAAACCCTTGGTCACGCCCAAAGTCACTTATCCTTTTACAGGGAACGTGATGGCGTTCTGATAGCGGGCGACCACATACTCGCCACGATTTCTCCCAACCCCCTCATTGAACCGCCATTTGAAGGGGAGATGGAGCGTACAAAGCCGTTGTTGCAGTATAACGCTTCATTGAAAAAACTTTTCGATTTTCCGATTTCCCTTGCCTACACAGGACATGGAGACGACGTTACGGATGTTCATGGGTTGATTCCGAGGAGATTAGGGAAACAGGAAGAAAGAGCAAGAGATGTATTCAATATGATCAAAGGAAACCGCGTGACCGTATTTGAGATATGCAAAAGGTTGTTTCCCTCGGTGTATCGGAAGGAGCTCGGTTTGACATTGTCCGAGACCATCGGGCAATTGGATTATTTGGAATCTATCCAATTTTTACGGAAAGAAAAGCATGAAGGAATCTATTATTATTTTGCTTAGGAAGATGTGACTTTACATGAACAGTAGAATCAAAGGAAAAACGATAATCATTACCGGTGCTTCGGGAGGAATCGGGGAGCAAATGGCCATTAAGGTTGCGGAAAATGGCGGGAACCTTGCATTGATTGCACGCCGTGTCCATCTGCTCCAGGCATTGAAGGAAAAGCTGACAACGACATTCAACTGCAAGGTGGAAGTCTATCCTTTAAACGTCACGGATTATGATCAAATCCCCCGTGTTTTCACTGCCATCCGGAAAGACTTCGGATCCATCCATGCCCTGATAAATAACGCAGGATATGGAATCTTCCAGGAAGCACACGTTACCTCCTTTCAAGATGTAAAAGGGATGATGGATGTGAATGTTCTTGGACTGATGGCATGTACAGGGGAAGTCCTTCCTTATATGCGCGAACAGGGATTTGGTCACATCATCAATATCGCTTCTCAGGCAGGGAAGTTTGCCACTCCGAAATCAAGTGCCTATTCCGCTTCCAAGCATGCTGTCCTCGGATATACGAACAGTGTAAGGATGGAAGCAAAACGATACGGGGTGAAGGTGACGGCGGTGAACCCTGGACCAATTGCCACAGACTTCTTCTCCATTGCCGATGAAACCGGCACATATGTGAAGAATGTGGAGAAGTTCATGCTGGACCCTGAATCCGTCGCGGAAACAGTGGTGGATTCACTTTTTACCAATAAAAGAGAAATCAACCTGCCCCGATGGATGAATATAGGAAGCAAGTTCTATCAATTATTCCCATCTTTTGTAGAAAAAGTAGGAAATAACCTTTTTTTCAAAAAATAGTGAAACCAAATAGTGCTGCCAATCGTCTAATATAATAAGGGGGGAGTCTATGAAGAAATGTTTGACTGTTATGATACTTTGTTCCTGTATACTGTTCACCGGATGTGGGCCATCAGCATCTGTCAATTCTCAGGGCAGCACAGATTTCATAGGCTTTGTCACCCAATTGGAAAACAATCAGGTGCTGATCAATGATGTTTGGTTTTCTTTCGATCAACAAACGGTCATGTTGACAGATCAAGATAAAAAGCTTCATAAAGAAGATATAGGGATGGGCAAAAAAGTGAATGTGACCTTTGATGGGAAGATGCAGGAATCCTATCCCAGGAGAGCTTCGGCGGATCGAATGGTATTTCTGACGGACAAAGAAAGCAAGATCGAAGAGACTGTCGTGAAATTAGTCATGAGCGATCCCCGGTTTTCACAGGTAGTCATCGAATCCATTGAAAAAAATCCCACCGGCCTTTATTCGTTACGATTCAAAGACCTTTCCCTCGACCGTGATGTCCATGTGATGGTGAATGTCGAGAATGAAAGAGTCATTGTCCCGATTCATACTTCTACCAAATAACAAAGAAGAAAGCGTCGAATATACCTCGACGCTTTCTTTTTTTTTTTGAGGTTACACCTTAGGGAAGATGGGTATGCATGAGAGAGTGAGAAAAATTTTACCTTTTTTCATACAAAATGGCTAGAATTTTTGTTTCAGAGGAAAACTATGATTATTGTCGGAAAAAGGATGTGGGTGTATGATAGGGATTCTTTTAGCCCTGATCCCCGCGGTCGCGTGGGGAAGTCTTGTGTTTGTAAGTGTAAAACTTGGAGGGAATGCCTACAGTCAAACGGTTGGGATCACGGTTGGTGCACTGTTGTTTGCGATTGGCGTCTTCTTCATCAAGTCCCCTGAGTTAACGTTATTTGTCTGGGGCATCGGATTTATTTCCGGCGTCTTTTGGGCTGTCGGGCAAGTGAACCAGCTGGCCAGTGTAAAATTCATCGGCGTTTCGAAAACCGTCCCGATTTCAACGGGAATGCAGCTGATTGGAACGACGCTCTTTGGTGTTCTGGTATTTAAAGAATGGAAAACGACTGAAACGATCCTCCTTGGAAGCGGGGCCGTTCTGGCCCTTATCATCGGTGTCGTCCTCACCTCATTCACACAGAAGTCCGAAGGGGATGAAGGCTCTCAATTGAAAAAGGGTCTGTTGACGCTGCTCCTTTCAAGTTTTGGATACATAGCCTATGTCGTCATATTAAGATGGTTTGATATTGACGGATGGCAAGCGATTTTACCACAGGCAATCGGTATGTTCATCGGAGCCGTTGTCATCACATTCAGGCATAAGCCATTTAACAAATATACAGTTCGAAATATCTTAACCGGACTTATGTGGGCATCCGGGAATCTAGGATTGCTCCTTGCCCTGCCCCGGATCGGTGTGGCGACAAGCTTCTCCCTGTCCCAAACGGGAATCGTCATTTCCACTCTCGGTGGTTTGTTCTTCTTAGGGGAAAAAAAATCGAAAAAGCAGATCCTCCTCGTCATTGCAGGGTGTGTCCTGATCATCATCGGCGGGGTTCTATTGGGCTTTACGAAAGATTAAGGAGGAATTGGACATGTATACAGATTTAACGGATAAGGTTGTCATCATCACGGGTGCCGCCACTGGTATAGGAAAGGCAATTGCTAAGAGGTTTGCCACTGAAGGCTGTAAAGTGGTCATTAATTATTTCAAAGAAGAAGAAAACCCTGAAGGACTTGTAAAGGAAATCGAAGAAGCAGGTGGGATAGCCTCAATCATTCAAGGGGATGTGTCAAAAGAAGAGGATGTCCAGGG
Coding sequences within it:
- a CDS encoding MBL fold metallo-hydrolase, producing MTTLVNDIAKITLSTPFAVGDVNVYLVKGDALTLVDAGPLTDTAWMQLTEQLSLLGYTPQDIEQIVLTHHHPDHAGLLDRFSSDVKVYGHKYNRFWLKRDARFHEEYDRFFTELAIESGLPEEYLPAIHKFKSPLKFMGNRKLDVAIAEGDGVPGMRGWSVIETLGHAQSHLSFYRERDGVLIAGDHILATISPNPLIEPPFEGEMERTKPLLQYNASLKKLFDFPISLAYTGHGDDVTDVHGLIPRRLGKQEERARDVFNMIKGNRVTVFEICKRLFPSVYRKELGLTLSETIGQLDYLESIQFLRKEKHEGIYYYFA
- a CDS encoding SDR family oxidoreductase; amino-acid sequence: MNSRIKGKTIIITGASGGIGEQMAIKVAENGGNLALIARRVHLLQALKEKLTTTFNCKVEVYPLNVTDYDQIPRVFTAIRKDFGSIHALINNAGYGIFQEAHVTSFQDVKGMMDVNVLGLMACTGEVLPYMREQGFGHIINIASQAGKFATPKSSAYSASKHAVLGYTNSVRMEAKRYGVKVTAVNPGPIATDFFSIADETGTYVKNVEKFMLDPESVAETVVDSLFTNKREINLPRWMNIGSKFYQLFPSFVEKVGNNLFFKK
- a CDS encoding GRP family sugar transporter, which encodes MGILLALIPAVAWGSLVFVSVKLGGNAYSQTVGITVGALLFAIGVFFIKSPELTLFVWGIGFISGVFWAVGQVNQLASVKFIGVSKTVPISTGMQLIGTTLFGVLVFKEWKTTETILLGSGAVLALIIGVVLTSFTQKSEGDEGSQLKKGLLTLLLSSFGYIAYVVILRWFDIDGWQAILPQAIGMFIGAVVITFRHKPFNKYTVRNILTGLMWASGNLGLLLALPRIGVATSFSLSQTGIVISTLGGLFFLGEKKSKKQILLVIAGCVLIIIGGVLLGFTKD
- a CDS encoding DUF3221 domain-containing protein — its product is MKKCLTVMILCSCILFTGCGPSASVNSQGSTDFIGFVTQLENNQVLINDVWFSFDQQTVMLTDQDKKLHKEDIGMGKKVNVTFDGKMQESYPRRASADRMVFLTDKESKIEETVVKLVMSDPRFSQVVIESIEKNPTGLYSLRFKDLSLDRDVHVMVNVENERVIVPIHTSTK